From Primulina huaijiensis isolate GDHJ02 chromosome 15, ASM1229523v2, whole genome shotgun sequence, one genomic window encodes:
- the LOC140960198 gene encoding uncharacterized protein isoform X2 — MRFGDHQTTLTGPMEGHCELDLTIKPSGGADVGRTHLDYVQFPRQGIEVTCQSHQNQYDNESNVIVGSTHFNGSVSKTDANLIEVRNDAYKFLRVSEWSHPAGNADYSKSQLGTDFTQMREETASNHLAGSCRPEAKASNSEMRENFSNSGCRTSMLSHVETAREKGNENDMNATALRFGVGDGSFLKLAIGGGPETRSNSNFSVREISSKLEEVGSSPHHNYHSQKTAGYPLNLAQSTDRAARLQFNAGGLSNMVSRTSTCEGGRLFTGANGLIGSNPCSSSQIPQVSVQRDFSFCADRSSGLRHDQNPLPLPYSRTFMSHPGYAVPSLSESQLTKPTYFTSQSVSVQQQNYSGKSSINVSPELFSRSPIDWQRGNSVRHSQLRKLNPLTGGRQSQISDGVPFPVSVEPHGNAASITEGSSTNAANIGSFQTSIQPSGQLFSPQNVSATEAHGYRLFPGRRGFPVSKGSTVQSVVSNPFLRRLGVQPINIAAARVGPSQTGLDSRINYLGHTVPSGQHVRVIPSHLSKDFPKAAQFGAQPQTFPIPHHRSLKRCAIENSTATRPKNRRKIIPGPIIHGSVPQQRKWSPAPVPTPAQIPSAPFHIKFQGFDVPPKPCGYNCFLCKRDLLFTAEGPVYQPAAPPAVAVLPCGHTFHDSCLQRITPEDQSEHPTCIPCATGET; from the exons ATGAGATTTGGGGACCACCAAACTACTTTGACTGGTCCAATGGAAGGACATTGCGAGCTTGACCTAACCATTAAGCCCAGTGGAGGTGCTGATGTTGGTCGGACGCATCTGGATTATGTTCAGTTTCCTCGGCAAGGCATAGAAGTAACTTGCCAGTCCCACCAAAATCAGTATGATAATGAAAGCAATGTTATTGTTGGTAGTACACATTTTAATGGCTCAGTATCCAAAACCGATGCAAATTTGATTGAAGTCAGAAATGATGCATATAAGTTCCTTAGAGTATCAGAATGGTCTCATCCTGCAGGGAATGCAGATTATAGCAAATCACAATTGGGCACGGATTTCACTCAAATGAGAGAGGAGACTGCCTCAAATCATCTGGCTGGGTCATGTAGACCAGAAGCTAAAGCTAGCAATTCAGAGATGCGTGAAAACTTTTCTAATTCAGGATGCAGGACATCTATGCTATCACATGTTGAGACTGCTAGGGAAAAAGGAAATGAGAATGATATGAATGCCACTGCTCTTCGATTTGGAGTAGGTGATGGGAGTTTTCTGAAACTTGCTATTGGAGGTGGTCCAGAAACCAGATCCAATAGTAATTTTAGTGTTCGGGAAATTTCCAGTAAATTAGAGGAAGTGGGTTCCTCCCCACATCACAATTATCATTCTCAGAAAACTGCAGGGTACCCCTTGAATCTTGCTCAATCCACGGATAGAGCTGCAAGATTACAGTTTAATGCTGGTGGGTTGTCAAACATGGTCAGCAGGACATCCACTTGTGAAGGTGGTCGGCTTTTTACTGGTGCCAATGGCTTGATAGGATCTAACCCATGTTCCAGTTCACAGATTCCACAAGTTAGTGTACAGAGGGATTTTTCTTTCTGTGCTGATCGTAGTTCAGGTTTGCGACATGATCAGAATCCTTTGCCATTGCCTTATAGTAGAACTTTTATGTCTCATCCTGGATATGCTGTGCCATCACTCTCGGAGTCACAACTAACCAAGCCCACTTATTTTACAAGTCAATCAGTGTCTGTTCAGCAACAGAATTATTCTGGAAAAAGTTCCATTAATGTCTCACCAGAATTGTTTTCAAGATCCCCTATTGACTGGCAAAGAGGAAACTCTGTGAGGCATTCACAATTGC GAAAATTGAATCCATTGACAGGTGGTAGACAAAGTCAAATTTCTGATGGTGTACCTTTCCCAGTGAGCGTTGAACCACATG GAAATGCAGCTTCAATTACAGAAGGTTCCTCGACAAATGCTGCTAACATTGGTTCTTTTCAAACAAGTATTCAACCATCCG GGCAGCTATTTTCTCCTCAAAATGTTAGTGCTACTGAAGCTCATGGGTATCGTTTGTTCCCTGGGAGAAGAGGATTTCCAGTTTCAAAAGGCAGCACGGTCCAGTCCGTTGTCTCTAATCCATTCCTGAGGAGGCTCGGGGTTCAACCTATTAACATTGCTGCTGCTAGAGTTG GCCCCTCTCAAACAGGTTTGGATTCCCGCATTAACTACCTTGGCCACACGGTACCTTCAG GCCAACATGTTCGTGTCATTCCATCACATTTATCCAAGGATTTTCCTAAAG CTGCACAATTTGGAGCTCAGCCTCAGACTTTTCCTATTCCTCATCATCGGTCATTGAAAAGATGTGCTATTGAAAATTCTACTGCCACACGCCCAAAAAACCGCAGAAAGATAATTCCTGGACCAATTATACATGGATCAGTACCCCAGCAAAGGAAGTGGTCTCCTGCTCCTGTTCCAACTCCAGCTCAAATACCCTCTGCCCCttttcatataaaatttcaag GTTTTGATGTACCTCCTAAGCCATGTGGATACAATTGCTTCTTGTGCAAAAGAGATCTCTTGTTCACAGCAGAAGGCCCAGTATATCAGCCTGCTGCTCCCCCAGCTGTTGCTGTTCTTCCTTGTGGGCATACGTTTCACGACAGTTGCCTGCAAAGAATTACTCCAGAGGACCAATCGGAACATCCTACTTGCATTCCTTGTGCAACCGGTGAAACGTAA
- the LOC140960198 gene encoding uncharacterized protein isoform X1 has protein sequence MRFGDHQTTLTGPMEGHCELDLTIKPSGGADVGRTHLDYVQFPRQGIEVTCQSHQNQYDNESNVIVGSTHFNGSVSKTDANLIEVRNDAYKFLRVSEWSHPAGNADYSKSQLGTDFTQMREETASNHLAGSCRPEAKASNSEMRENFSNSGCRTSMLSHVETAREKGNENDMNATALRFGVGDGSFLKLAIGGGPETRSNSNFSVREISSKLEEVGSSPHHNYHSQKTAGYPLNLAQSTDRAARLQFNAGGLSNMVSRTSTCEGGRLFTGANGLIGSNPCSSSQIPQVSVQRDFSFCADRSSGLRHDQNPLPLPYSRTFMSHPGYAVPSLSESQLTKPTYFTSQSVSVQQQNYSGKSSINVSPELFSRSPIDWQRGNSVRHSQLRKLNPLTGGRQSQISDGVPFPVSVEPHGNAASITEGSSTNAANIGSFQTSIQPSGQLFSPQNVSATEAHGYRLFPGRRGFPVSKGSTVQSVVSNPFLRRLGVQPINIAAARVGERPSQTGLDSRINYLGHTVPSGQHVRVIPSHLSKDFPKAAQFGAQPQTFPIPHHRSLKRCAIENSTATRPKNRRKIIPGPIIHGSVPQQRKWSPAPVPTPAQIPSAPFHIKFQGFDVPPKPCGYNCFLCKRDLLFTAEGPVYQPAAPPAVAVLPCGHTFHDSCLQRITPEDQSEHPTCIPCATGET, from the exons ATGAGATTTGGGGACCACCAAACTACTTTGACTGGTCCAATGGAAGGACATTGCGAGCTTGACCTAACCATTAAGCCCAGTGGAGGTGCTGATGTTGGTCGGACGCATCTGGATTATGTTCAGTTTCCTCGGCAAGGCATAGAAGTAACTTGCCAGTCCCACCAAAATCAGTATGATAATGAAAGCAATGTTATTGTTGGTAGTACACATTTTAATGGCTCAGTATCCAAAACCGATGCAAATTTGATTGAAGTCAGAAATGATGCATATAAGTTCCTTAGAGTATCAGAATGGTCTCATCCTGCAGGGAATGCAGATTATAGCAAATCACAATTGGGCACGGATTTCACTCAAATGAGAGAGGAGACTGCCTCAAATCATCTGGCTGGGTCATGTAGACCAGAAGCTAAAGCTAGCAATTCAGAGATGCGTGAAAACTTTTCTAATTCAGGATGCAGGACATCTATGCTATCACATGTTGAGACTGCTAGGGAAAAAGGAAATGAGAATGATATGAATGCCACTGCTCTTCGATTTGGAGTAGGTGATGGGAGTTTTCTGAAACTTGCTATTGGAGGTGGTCCAGAAACCAGATCCAATAGTAATTTTAGTGTTCGGGAAATTTCCAGTAAATTAGAGGAAGTGGGTTCCTCCCCACATCACAATTATCATTCTCAGAAAACTGCAGGGTACCCCTTGAATCTTGCTCAATCCACGGATAGAGCTGCAAGATTACAGTTTAATGCTGGTGGGTTGTCAAACATGGTCAGCAGGACATCCACTTGTGAAGGTGGTCGGCTTTTTACTGGTGCCAATGGCTTGATAGGATCTAACCCATGTTCCAGTTCACAGATTCCACAAGTTAGTGTACAGAGGGATTTTTCTTTCTGTGCTGATCGTAGTTCAGGTTTGCGACATGATCAGAATCCTTTGCCATTGCCTTATAGTAGAACTTTTATGTCTCATCCTGGATATGCTGTGCCATCACTCTCGGAGTCACAACTAACCAAGCCCACTTATTTTACAAGTCAATCAGTGTCTGTTCAGCAACAGAATTATTCTGGAAAAAGTTCCATTAATGTCTCACCAGAATTGTTTTCAAGATCCCCTATTGACTGGCAAAGAGGAAACTCTGTGAGGCATTCACAATTGC GAAAATTGAATCCATTGACAGGTGGTAGACAAAGTCAAATTTCTGATGGTGTACCTTTCCCAGTGAGCGTTGAACCACATG GAAATGCAGCTTCAATTACAGAAGGTTCCTCGACAAATGCTGCTAACATTGGTTCTTTTCAAACAAGTATTCAACCATCCG GGCAGCTATTTTCTCCTCAAAATGTTAGTGCTACTGAAGCTCATGGGTATCGTTTGTTCCCTGGGAGAAGAGGATTTCCAGTTTCAAAAGGCAGCACGGTCCAGTCCGTTGTCTCTAATCCATTCCTGAGGAGGCTCGGGGTTCAACCTATTAACATTGCTGCTGCTAGAGTTGGTGAGC GCCCCTCTCAAACAGGTTTGGATTCCCGCATTAACTACCTTGGCCACACGGTACCTTCAG GCCAACATGTTCGTGTCATTCCATCACATTTATCCAAGGATTTTCCTAAAG CTGCACAATTTGGAGCTCAGCCTCAGACTTTTCCTATTCCTCATCATCGGTCATTGAAAAGATGTGCTATTGAAAATTCTACTGCCACACGCCCAAAAAACCGCAGAAAGATAATTCCTGGACCAATTATACATGGATCAGTACCCCAGCAAAGGAAGTGGTCTCCTGCTCCTGTTCCAACTCCAGCTCAAATACCCTCTGCCCCttttcatataaaatttcaag GTTTTGATGTACCTCCTAAGCCATGTGGATACAATTGCTTCTTGTGCAAAAGAGATCTCTTGTTCACAGCAGAAGGCCCAGTATATCAGCCTGCTGCTCCCCCAGCTGTTGCTGTTCTTCCTTGTGGGCATACGTTTCACGACAGTTGCCTGCAAAGAATTACTCCAGAGGACCAATCGGAACATCCTACTTGCATTCCTTGTGCAACCGGTGAAACGTAA